The Pseudoxanthobacter soli DSM 19599 genome contains a region encoding:
- the yihA gene encoding ribosome biogenesis GTP-binding protein YihA/YsxC, whose translation MTAKPEDFSGGEIETGRLLFARPWTFRIGVPSLTLVPPMQGIEIAMAGRSNVGKSSLINALVGQKALARTSNTPGRTQELNYFRPEGEGTDIALVDMPGYGYAAAPKDKVDAWTELVFGYLRGRQNLKRVYLLIDSRHGPKDNDLEVMGLLDKAAVSYQVVMTKADKVGPKGLEAAISATHEAIARRAAAYPRIVVTSSEKNEGIDILRAEIVRLVAGN comes from the coding sequence GTGACGGCCAAGCCCGAGGACTTCTCCGGCGGCGAGATCGAGACCGGCCGGCTTCTGTTCGCGCGGCCGTGGACGTTCCGCATCGGCGTGCCGTCGCTCACTCTGGTGCCGCCGATGCAGGGCATCGAGATCGCCATGGCCGGCCGCTCGAATGTCGGCAAGTCGAGCCTGATCAACGCCCTCGTCGGCCAGAAGGCGCTGGCGCGCACCTCCAACACGCCCGGCCGCACCCAGGAGCTCAACTATTTCCGCCCCGAGGGCGAGGGCACCGACATCGCGCTCGTCGACATGCCCGGCTACGGCTACGCCGCCGCGCCGAAGGACAAGGTGGATGCCTGGACCGAACTGGTGTTCGGCTACCTGCGCGGCCGGCAGAACCTGAAGCGGGTCTACCTTCTGATCGATTCGCGCCACGGCCCGAAAGACAACGACCTCGAGGTGATGGGGCTGCTCGACAAGGCCGCCGTGTCCTATCAGGTGGTGATGACCAAGGCCGACAAGGTGGGTCCGAAGGGGCTGGAGGCGGCGATTTCGGCGACCCACGAGGCGATTGCCCGCCGCGCGGCCGCCTATCCCCGCATCGTCGTCACATCGAGCGAGAAAAACGAGGGTATCGACATCCTGCGGGCGGAGATCGTCCGCCTCGTCGCGGGCAACTGA
- the yidC gene encoding membrane protein insertase YidC produces the protein MTENKNVFIAIALSLIVIVGWQFFYIGPRTEAERKAAEQHAAQQAATKPADAPSTAPTPGGGTAATPAGVPADAAAIARDRATAIAASPRAIIESPAIIGSVNLKGGRIDDVRLKDYRETISPTSPLITLFSPSGTPDAYYAEFGFVGDSGANIALPGADTVWTPEGGPDAKLTPATPLVLTWDNGQGLKFRRTYSVDDHYMFKVDQSVENTGTTPVVLYNYGLISRHGTPPTSGYYILHEGLIGVLGDAGLKEIKYKTLQEDGAIKSPPVESGWLGITDKYWAATLIPAGGKPFTPTFNYFNTDGHQSYQADTLSEAINLAPGATATAETRLFAGAKVVSLINNYEDTLKLNRFDLLIDWGWFYFLTKPMFFVIDFFYHLVGNFGVAILLVTVSVKAIFFPLANKSYVSMSRMKKIQPELTAMRERYKDDRVKQQQAMMELYKREKINPLAGCLPIVIQIPVFFSLYKVLFITIEMRHAPFFGWIHDLAAPDPTTIFNLFGLIPWTPPHFLMLGVWPIIMGITMFLQMKLNPTPPDPAQAMVFNWMPVVFTFMLASFPAGLVIYWAWNNTLSVLQQSFIMHRQGVKVELWDNIKGMFRKKAPPPVEAKPKK, from the coding sequence ATGACCGAAAACAAGAATGTCTTCATTGCCATCGCCCTGTCGCTCATCGTGATCGTGGGGTGGCAATTCTTCTATATCGGCCCCCGGACCGAAGCTGAGCGCAAGGCGGCCGAGCAGCACGCCGCGCAGCAGGCCGCGACCAAGCCGGCCGACGCCCCCTCGACCGCGCCGACGCCCGGCGGCGGAACGGCCGCGACGCCCGCCGGCGTGCCCGCCGACGCGGCGGCGATCGCGCGCGACCGCGCGACCGCCATCGCCGCGAGCCCGCGCGCCATCATCGAGAGCCCGGCGATCATCGGCTCGGTCAACCTGAAGGGCGGTCGCATCGACGACGTGCGCCTGAAGGACTACCGCGAGACCATCAGCCCGACGAGCCCGCTGATCACGCTGTTCTCGCCCTCCGGCACGCCTGACGCCTATTATGCCGAATTCGGCTTCGTCGGGGATTCCGGTGCGAACATCGCCCTGCCCGGCGCCGACACCGTGTGGACGCCGGAAGGCGGCCCCGACGCCAAGCTGACGCCGGCGACGCCGCTGGTGCTGACCTGGGACAACGGCCAGGGCCTGAAGTTCCGCCGCACCTACTCGGTCGACGATCACTACATGTTCAAGGTCGACCAGTCGGTGGAGAACACCGGCACGACGCCGGTGGTGCTGTACAATTACGGCCTGATCTCGCGCCATGGCACGCCGCCCACCAGCGGCTATTACATCCTGCACGAAGGCCTGATCGGCGTGCTCGGCGACGCCGGTCTGAAGGAAATCAAGTACAAGACCCTGCAGGAAGACGGCGCGATCAAGTCGCCGCCCGTCGAAAGCGGCTGGCTCGGCATCACCGACAAATACTGGGCCGCGACCCTGATCCCGGCGGGCGGCAAGCCGTTCACGCCGACCTTCAACTATTTCAACACCGACGGCCACCAGAGCTATCAGGCGGACACGCTGAGCGAGGCGATCAACCTCGCCCCCGGCGCCACGGCGACGGCCGAAACCCGCCTGTTCGCCGGCGCCAAGGTGGTGTCGCTGATCAACAACTACGAAGATACGCTGAAGCTGAACCGGTTCGACCTGCTGATCGACTGGGGCTGGTTCTACTTCCTGACGAAGCCGATGTTCTTCGTCATCGACTTCTTCTATCACCTCGTCGGCAATTTCGGCGTCGCCATCCTGCTCGTCACCGTGAGCGTGAAGGCGATCTTCTTCCCGCTCGCGAACAAGTCCTACGTGTCGATGAGCCGGATGAAGAAGATCCAGCCCGAGCTGACCGCGATGCGCGAGCGCTACAAGGACGATCGCGTCAAGCAGCAGCAGGCGATGATGGAGCTCTACAAGCGGGAGAAGATCAACCCGCTGGCCGGCTGCCTGCCGATCGTGATCCAGATCCCGGTGTTCTTCTCGCTCTACAAGGTGCTGTTCATCACCATCGAGATGCGCCACGCGCCGTTTTTCGGCTGGATCCACGATCTCGCCGCGCCGGATCCGACCACGATCTTCAACCTGTTCGGGCTGATTCCCTGGACGCCGCCGCACTTCCTGATGCTCGGCGTGTGGCCGATCATCATGGGCATCACCATGTTCCTGCAGATGAAGCTGAACCCGACGCCGCCGGATCCGGCGCAGGCGATGGTGTTCAACTGGATGCCGGTGGTGTTCACCTTCATGCTGGCGAGCTTCCCGGCCGGCCTCGTGATCTACTGGGCCTGGAACAACACGCTCTCGGTGCTGCAGCAGTCCTTCATCATGCACCGCCAGGGCGTGAAGGTGGAGCTGTGGGACAACATCAAGGGCATGTTCCGCAAGAAGGCCCCGCCGCCCGTCGAGGCGAAGCCGAAGAAATAG
- the glpD gene encoding glycerol-3-phosphate dehydrogenase, with amino-acid sequence MTDPVYDLVVIGGGINGCGIARDAVGRGLSVFLCDKGDLAGGTSSASTKLIHGGLRYLEHYEFRLVREALEEREVLLALAPHIIWPLRFVLPHHKGLRPRWLLRLGLFLYDHLGGRKVLPPTRSLDLSRDAAGAPLKPAYRRAFEYSDCWVQDSRLVVLNARDAEARGAVIAPRTACIRAERDGDLWRVTVKPEDGEPRVLSARALVNAAGPWVGEVLSGAVRANTPPHVRLVKGSHIVVRRLYDHDRAYIFQNGDGRIVFAIPYERDFTLIGTTDEDYHGDPAAVRISEGEIAYLCQAVNDYFATPVSPDDVVWTYSGVRPLYDDGATKAQEATRDYVVELDAPEGAAPLVSVFGGKITTYRRLAESVMEKLAGRFTLTPSWTGRAILPGGDLPGGSPAALITELKAQHPYLAPAHVERLVRTYGADTLSILENVGQPDDMGESFGSDLTEREVRYLIAREWARKTDDILWRRTKLGLVTTPEQTEALAAFLARTVPA; translated from the coding sequence GTGACGGATCCGGTTTACGATCTCGTCGTGATCGGCGGCGGCATCAACGGCTGCGGCATCGCACGCGATGCCGTGGGGCGCGGGCTTTCCGTGTTCCTGTGCGACAAGGGCGACCTCGCCGGCGGCACCTCGTCGGCCTCGACCAAGCTGATCCACGGCGGCCTGCGCTATCTCGAGCACTACGAGTTCCGTCTGGTGCGCGAGGCGCTGGAGGAGCGCGAGGTGCTGCTGGCGCTGGCGCCGCATATCATCTGGCCGCTGCGCTTCGTGCTGCCGCACCACAAGGGCCTGCGCCCGCGCTGGCTGCTGCGGCTCGGCCTGTTCCTCTACGACCATCTCGGCGGCCGCAAGGTGCTGCCGCCGACGCGCAGCCTCGACCTGTCGCGGGACGCGGCCGGCGCGCCGCTGAAACCCGCCTATCGTCGCGCGTTCGAATATTCCGACTGCTGGGTGCAGGATTCGCGCCTCGTGGTGCTGAACGCCCGCGATGCAGAGGCCCGTGGCGCCGTGATCGCGCCGCGCACAGCCTGCATCCGCGCCGAGCGGGACGGCGACCTCTGGCGCGTCACGGTCAAGCCGGAAGACGGCGAGCCGCGCGTGCTCTCCGCCCGGGCGCTCGTCAATGCCGCCGGCCCGTGGGTCGGCGAGGTGCTGTCCGGCGCGGTGCGCGCCAACACGCCGCCCCATGTGCGCCTCGTCAAGGGCAGCCACATCGTCGTGCGCCGGCTCTACGACCACGACCGGGCCTACATCTTCCAGAACGGCGACGGCCGCATCGTGTTCGCGATCCCCTACGAGCGCGATTTCACCCTGATCGGCACCACCGACGAGGACTATCACGGCGACCCGGCCGCGGTGCGGATCTCGGAGGGCGAGATCGCCTATCTCTGCCAGGCGGTGAACGACTATTTCGCCACCCCTGTCTCGCCGGACGACGTTGTGTGGACCTATTCCGGCGTCCGCCCGCTTTACGACGACGGCGCAACCAAGGCGCAGGAGGCGACGCGCGACTACGTGGTGGAGCTCGACGCCCCGGAGGGCGCGGCGCCGCTGGTGTCGGTGTTCGGCGGCAAGATCACCACCTACCGGCGGCTGGCCGAATCCGTGATGGAGAAGCTCGCCGGCCGCTTCACGCTGACGCCGTCGTGGACCGGACGGGCGATCCTGCCGGGCGGCGACCTGCCGGGCGGCAGCCCGGCGGCGCTGATCACCGAACTGAAGGCGCAGCACCCCTATCTGGCGCCCGCCCACGTGGAGCGGCTGGTGCGCACCTACGGCGCCGACACGCTGTCGATCCTGGAAAATGTCGGCCAGCCGGACGACATGGGCGAGAGCTTCGGTTCCGACCTGACCGAGCGCGAGGTGCGCTACCTCATCGCCCGCGAATGGGCGCGGAAGACCGACGATATCCTGTGGCGGCGCACCAAGCTCGGCCTCGTCACGACGCCCGAGCAGACCGAGGCGCTGGCGGCGTTCCTCGCCCGGACGGTTCCGGCCTGA
- the argB gene encoding acetylglutamate kinase, whose product MTTEPNTPETDADFHSRARIIAEALPYMLRYDDQTVVVKYGGHAMGSHALSKAFAEDITLLKLSGLNPVVVHGGGPQIGAMLDRLGIKSEFRDGLRVTDRATVEIVEMVLAGSINKEIVSAINAAGGRAVGLSGKDGRMVTATKVTRTTIDPNSNIEAVVDLGFVGEPTTVRREVLDIMARSEIIPVLAPVAPDEKGDTYNINADTFAGAVAGALNARRLLFLTDVPGVLDRDKNLIKELSVADARRLIADGTISGGMIPKVETCIEALERGVEGVVILDGKVPHVVLLELFTERGAGTLITP is encoded by the coding sequence ATGACGACCGAGCCGAACACCCCCGAGACCGACGCGGACTTCCACTCCCGCGCCCGCATCATCGCCGAGGCGCTGCCCTACATGCTGCGCTACGACGACCAGACGGTCGTGGTGAAATATGGCGGCCACGCCATGGGCTCGCACGCGCTGTCGAAGGCGTTCGCCGAGGACATCACGCTCCTGAAGCTTTCCGGCCTCAATCCGGTGGTGGTGCACGGCGGTGGGCCGCAGATCGGCGCCATGCTCGACCGGCTCGGCATCAAGAGCGAGTTCCGCGACGGGCTGCGCGTGACGGACCGTGCCACCGTCGAGATCGTCGAGATGGTGCTGGCCGGTTCCATCAACAAGGAAATCGTCTCCGCCATCAACGCGGCCGGCGGGCGCGCGGTGGGCCTTTCCGGCAAGGACGGCCGCATGGTGACCGCGACCAAGGTGACGCGCACCACCATCGACCCGAACTCCAACATCGAGGCGGTGGTCGATCTCGGCTTCGTCGGCGAGCCGACGACGGTGCGCCGCGAGGTGCTCGACATCATGGCGCGCAGCGAGATCATCCCCGTGCTCGCCCCCGTGGCGCCCGACGAGAAGGGCGACACCTACAACATCAACGCCGACACCTTCGCCGGGGCCGTGGCCGGGGCGCTGAACGCCCGCCGCCTGCTGTTCCTCACCGACGTGCCGGGCGTGCTCGACCGCGACAAGAACCTGATCAAGGAGCTCTCGGTCGCCGACGCCCGCCGCCTGATCGCCGACGGCACCATTTCCGGCGGCATGATCCCGAAGGTCGAGACCTGCATCGAGGCGCTGGAACGCGGCGTCGAAGGCGTCGTCATCCTCGACGGCAAGGTGCCCCACGTCGTGCTGCTCGAACTGTTCACCGAGCGCGGCGCCGGCACCCTGATCACGCCGTGA
- a CDS encoding glyoxalase superfamily protein — translation MTVLRIVANLAAPDPQQARAFYQDLLGLDVAMDHDWILTFAGHEHQQVQVSVASTGGSGTPVPCLSIEVDDVEAVHDRARLADFAIVYPLTDEPWGVRRFFVRDPLGNVINILSHRA, via the coding sequence ATGACCGTTCTCCGGATCGTCGCCAATCTGGCGGCACCCGATCCCCAACAAGCGCGCGCGTTCTATCAGGACCTGCTCGGTCTCGATGTCGCGATGGATCACGACTGGATCCTGACCTTCGCGGGTCATGAACACCAGCAGGTGCAGGTGAGTGTCGCCAGCACGGGAGGCTCGGGAACGCCGGTCCCGTGCCTGTCGATCGAAGTCGACGATGTGGAGGCGGTCCACGACCGTGCGCGGCTCGCGGACTTCGCGATCGTCTATCCACTCACCGACGAGCCATGGGGCGTGCGCCGGTTCTTCGTCCGGGATCCCCTCGGCAACGTGATCAATATCCTCTCGCACCGGGCGTAG
- a CDS encoding VOC family protein, which translates to MTEPHSPRMFVNLPVKDLPATMAFFSHLGFRFEPRFTNDKAACMVISEWNYAMLLTEPFFQGFTAKAICDSATSTEVLIALSMESRARVDEMAALALEAGGKVEDAPKDYGFMYQRAFQDPDGHNWEVFFMEPAAAEGDHG; encoded by the coding sequence ATGACCGAACCCCATTCGCCCCGCATGTTCGTCAACCTGCCGGTGAAGGACCTGCCGGCCACCATGGCGTTCTTCAGCCATCTGGGTTTCAGGTTCGAGCCGCGCTTCACGAACGACAAGGCGGCCTGCATGGTGATTTCCGAATGGAACTACGCCATGCTGCTGACGGAGCCGTTCTTCCAGGGCTTCACCGCGAAGGCGATCTGCGACAGCGCGACGAGCACGGAGGTGCTGATCGCGCTTTCGATGGAAAGCCGCGCGCGGGTGGACGAAATGGCGGCATTGGCCCTTGAAGCCGGCGGCAAGGTCGAGGACGCGCCCAAGGACTACGGCTTCATGTACCAGCGGGCCTTCCAGGATCCGGACGGGCACAACTGGGAGGTCTTCTTCATGGAGCCTGCGGCCGCAGAGGGCGACCACGGCTGA
- a CDS encoding pyrimidine 5'-nucleotidase codes for MPDTPRLATSFRDVEAWIFDLDNTLYPPETDLFSQIDVKIGAFLQRALNLDAVAARVVQKDYYRRYGTTLRGLMIEHGVAPEAFLDYVHDIDHTPVLPHPELAAALTALPGRRYIMTNGSRRHAEAVSARLGITGLFDDIFDIADAEHLPKPQAPAYDRFWRRHGIEPKRAAMFEDLPRNLLVPHEHGMRTVLVVPRAAAAALREEWEDEGRDAPHVDHVTDDIARFLDAVIRAIAPG; via the coding sequence ATGCCCGACACCCCGCGCCTCGCCACCTCGTTCCGGGATGTCGAGGCGTGGATCTTCGATCTCGACAACACGCTCTATCCGCCCGAGACCGACCTGTTCAGCCAGATCGACGTCAAGATCGGCGCCTTCCTGCAGAGGGCGCTGAACCTCGACGCCGTGGCGGCACGGGTGGTGCAGAAGGATTATTACCGGCGCTACGGCACCACGCTGCGCGGGCTGATGATCGAGCACGGCGTGGCGCCCGAGGCGTTCCTGGACTATGTCCACGACATCGACCACACGCCGGTGCTGCCGCACCCGGAGCTCGCCGCCGCGCTGACGGCGCTGCCGGGGCGGCGCTACATCATGACCAACGGCTCGCGGCGGCACGCGGAGGCGGTCTCGGCGCGGCTCGGCATCACCGGGCTGTTCGACGACATCTTCGACATCGCCGATGCCGAGCACCTGCCGAAGCCCCAGGCGCCGGCCTACGACCGCTTCTGGCGCCGCCACGGCATCGAGCCGAAGCGGGCGGCGATGTTCGAGGACCTGCCGCGCAACCTGCTGGTGCCCCACGAGCACGGCATGCGCACCGTGCTCGTGGTGCCGCGGGCCGCCGCCGCGGCACTGCGGGAGGAGTGGGAGGACGAGGGCCGCGACGCCCCGCACGTCGACCATGTGACCGACGACATCGCCCGCTTCCTCGACGCCGTCATCCGCGCCATCGCGCCCGGATGA
- a CDS encoding MarR family winged helix-turn-helix transcriptional regulator produces the protein MSEPPETAPATVPFATTLLVRDECLCLHAQRAARALARRFDEALRPAGLTSGQFSLMMSLNRPEPPTMGSVAALLAMDRTTLTAALKPLERRGLVTITPDPNDRRSRRLALTETGSATLAAAVPIWTRTHRAIEARLEGSDPERLRQDLRALS, from the coding sequence ATGTCAGAGCCTCCCGAGACTGCCCCAGCGACGGTCCCCTTCGCCACCACGCTTCTGGTGCGCGACGAATGCCTCTGCCTGCACGCCCAGCGGGCGGCGCGGGCACTGGCGCGGCGGTTCGACGAGGCCCTGCGGCCGGCGGGCCTCACCAGCGGACAATTCTCGCTGATGATGTCGCTCAACCGGCCGGAGCCGCCGACCATGGGCTCGGTGGCCGCATTGCTCGCCATGGACCGCACCACGCTGACCGCCGCGCTGAAGCCGCTCGAACGGCGGGGGCTCGTCACGATCACGCCCGATCCGAACGACCGCCGCAGCCGGCGGCTGGCCCTGACCGAGACGGGCTCGGCGACGCTGGCCGCGGCGGTTCCGATCTGGACCCGCACGCACCGCGCCATCGAAGCGCGGCTCGAAGGCAGCGACCCGGAGAGGCTGCGGCAGGACCTGCGCGCCCTGTCCTGA
- a CDS encoding extracellular catalytic domain type 1 short-chain-length polyhydroxyalkanoate depolymerase, with the protein MAGLSKTLLDLSEGRRQWERLFAAGAAASGAETRPGLLERVTDFGANPGHLRMWRFLPVGLSANAPLVVVLHGCGQSAEGYAVGAGWVSLAQRHGFALVVPEQRRLNNPKGCFGWFDPQDVAGPRGEAASIRKMVAHALDEYGLDRRRVFVTGLSAGGAMAAALLAGFPDVFAGGALVAGVPVGAASTVRGAFKAMFEGVARSPTEWAALAREVAQRNDVVHDGPWPRVSIWQGDSDETVVPLNADENAKQWTALHGLDGAVPAVERIGADTRRFWRDDRGRIVVEQHLIAGLGHGTPVDGREGQGDDPFLLDVGLPSSARIAAFWGLVGEAPEAAGKATAEPAGAAQSGKAAAGREPPAVTPSRSGANSSGTKSSDAGSSEVASSQAVAPPVAEAVPIAADAAEAAPSAPPSEPGVDRSVPEASADRRPAGARSRAETAPDEMPFAASTASAGPDASVQGPRRHGWPAPDDDAAIGDAPSPRAEGPPAPAGVGETPLPAVTGDERIGSTAASAPPRGRLRAAAAWVQRSARALLKRLR; encoded by the coding sequence ATGGCCGGCTTGTCCAAAACGTTGCTCGACCTTTCCGAGGGCCGCCGCCAGTGGGAACGCCTGTTCGCCGCTGGCGCCGCCGCGTCGGGGGCGGAGACTCGGCCCGGCCTTCTGGAGCGCGTGACCGACTTCGGCGCCAATCCCGGCCACTTGCGCATGTGGAGGTTCTTGCCGGTAGGCCTGTCCGCCAACGCGCCGCTCGTCGTCGTGCTGCACGGCTGCGGCCAGAGCGCCGAAGGCTATGCGGTGGGCGCGGGCTGGGTGTCGCTCGCGCAGCGCCACGGCTTCGCCCTCGTGGTGCCCGAACAGCGCCGTCTCAACAATCCCAAGGGCTGTTTCGGCTGGTTCGATCCACAGGATGTCGCCGGGCCGCGCGGCGAGGCCGCCTCGATCCGCAAGATGGTCGCCCACGCGCTCGATGAGTACGGGCTCGACCGCCGCCGCGTGTTCGTCACCGGGCTTTCGGCGGGCGGCGCCATGGCGGCGGCGCTGCTGGCCGGCTTTCCGGATGTGTTCGCCGGTGGCGCCCTGGTCGCCGGCGTGCCGGTCGGGGCGGCCAGCACCGTCCGCGGCGCCTTCAAGGCCATGTTCGAGGGCGTTGCCCGTTCGCCCACGGAATGGGCGGCGCTCGCCCGAGAGGTGGCGCAGCGCAACGATGTCGTCCACGACGGTCCCTGGCCGCGGGTTTCGATCTGGCAGGGCGACAGCGACGAGACCGTGGTGCCGCTCAATGCCGACGAAAACGCCAAGCAGTGGACCGCGCTGCACGGCCTCGACGGCGCCGTGCCGGCGGTGGAGCGCATCGGTGCCGATACCCGCCGCTTCTGGCGCGACGACCGTGGCCGCATCGTCGTCGAGCAACACCTGATCGCCGGCCTCGGCCATGGAACCCCGGTCGATGGCCGGGAAGGGCAGGGCGACGATCCGTTCCTGCTCGATGTCGGCCTGCCGTCGAGCGCCCGCATCGCCGCGTTCTGGGGCCTTGTCGGAGAGGCCCCCGAGGCCGCCGGCAAGGCGACCGCCGAACCTGCCGGCGCGGCGCAGTCCGGCAAGGCGGCGGCCGGCCGTGAACCGCCGGCGGTCACCCCGTCGCGGTCCGGCGCCAATTCTTCTGGGACCAAGTCTTCCGATGCCGGGTCTTCCGAAGTGGCGTCTTCCCAGGCCGTGGCGCCACCCGTGGCCGAAGCCGTCCCCATCGCGGCCGACGCGGCCGAAGCTGCGCCCAGCGCGCCACCTTCGGAGCCGGGCGTCGACCGCTCCGTGCCGGAAGCCTCGGCCGACCGCAGGCCGGCTGGTGCGCGCTCGCGCGCCGAGACCGCGCCGGATGAGATGCCGTTCGCCGCGAGCACGGCCTCCGCCGGACCGGACGCCTCCGTTCAAGGGCCTCGCCGCCATGGCTGGCCGGCGCCGGACGATGACGCCGCCATCGGCGATGCGCCTTCGCCCCGGGCGGAGGGGCCGCCTGCCCCGGCCGGGGTAGGGGAGACGCCTCTGCCGGCCGTCACCGGCGACGAACGCATCGGAAGTACGGCTGCTTCGGCGCCCCCTCGCGGCCGGCTGCGCGCGGCGGCCGCATGGGTCCAGCGCTCTGCGCGGGCGCTCCTGAAGCGGCTGCGGTAG